The window CCATAGCGGGATTTTACGGATCCCGGCATCATCCAACGAACATCAGGTCCGGAAGTTTCTGCAAAGAAATTTTGCCCCCAATCATCAAATGCGATTCCCCAAGGATTAGGTATGGGAAGTTGAGCAGTTCTCTCCAATCTTTTTCTAGCAGGATTGTACCTGTAAAACCCACCATTGGTAGCCCTTACAGGGCCATATGGTGTTTCTACGTCTGTATGAAGAAATACCCCTTCACCCATATAAATGGCCCCTGAAGGATCTGCTACAAAGGCAGAAATATTGTGGTGCGTATCATGATCATCAAATCCACTTAATAAAATTTCCCTTTTCTCGGCATAATCATCCCCATCTTCATCTTTTAAAATGATAAAATTGGTGCCTTGAGACAGGTAAACTCCTTCCGGTGCGATCTCCATACCTATAGGTAAATGCAAACTGTCAGCAAAAACTGTTTGCTTGTCCGCTTTGCCATCCTTATCGGTATCTTCTAAAATTAAGATTTTGTCATTCGGTTTTGGATCTCCCGGTTTGTAATGCGGATAACTTGGCATTACGGACACCCACAATCTACCTTTGGTATCAAAGGTCATTTGAACAGGGTTGGCTAAATCCGGAAATTCTTTTTCAGATGCGAATAATTCTACCTTATAACCTTCAGCAACTTCAAATTTATCCAAAGCATCTTGACCATAAAGGTATTCAAGGCTTCCATTTTTTTCAGGATTATAGTTGGTTTCCACCGGTGGCAACTCTATGGTGCTTTCATCAGCTTTGGCCAAGTCAAATTGCTCACCTTTATTGGCTTTCCAAATGGCCTGATCTCTATTTTCCGTCATTTGACGGATTTTTTTCAATTCATAGGGATAATTGTCCGGGCCAAAAGGGTTATACCTTCTACCAAAAACATGCACACCATTTGGTATTTTGTAATCATTGTGCCACATCCAGTTCTTTTCCTTTACAGCGGCATGTATGGCAGCTCTATTGTCTTCTGCTACAGCCTTATCTGTACCAAATACTTTATCGGTTAAAAAAGTTGAAAACTTCTTATATCCTTTCTCTGTCAACTGAAAGCCATCTATGGTGAAGTATTCATCTGCCGAAGAGAACCAAGATGAAGAGGGTGAAAAAGCATCCACAAACAAGACCTGGTTCCTGTCTGCAATTTCCTTCATTGCATCCGTATACATTTTAAGGTTCTTGTTTTCTTTTTCTCCGTTTGGCAAATCAAAATCATCACTTAGGTCTTCAAAAGCGATTGGAGATACCAAAGCAAGTTGAGGCGGGGCTTCACCATTATAAATGGTGTTTTTTGTATGCTTGATAAATGCTTCCAATTCATTTTTATACATTTCCAAACCCTCTTCACCTTCAAAAGACTCATTGTAGCCAAAGAAGGCAATGATGATGTCTGCTTCATGTCTTTTGATCCATTCATCAGGGGTCTCAAAATGTCCTTCACTACCTGAATTGGTAGCCAATTCGTCTTGAAATTCTTCAGCACCCGGGAAAGCCCATGGCGAAACTCTTCCTGCATGTGGTCTAAAACCCGGTGTATCTCCTCCATCACTCATATTCCTTATATATAATAAGGAATCCGGGTAGCGAACATGCATTTCAGTTTCAAAATGACCATAGTTCATCATTCTTGATCCCAAGTTATTACCAATCAAGATAATATGATCTCCCTTATTTAAAGTAAGTTTAGGACCATCCTGACCACATTGAAAGGCAAAAAATGATAGAATGCCTATTAAAATTAAACTTGTAATTCGCTTCATAAATTTGGGCTTGTATCTGACCATAATTTTTTTTTCCTCTTACTAAGCGCAAGCAAAAGAATTTTACCGATTTTACTTTTAGACTGACCTCAATATTAGTAAATTTTTTCATTTATTTTTAACAATAGTACATAAACCTCCTAAATCTGGTGTAAATCAATTGAGATCAATTATAAAAGGAACCACATAGCTAGAAAATTTGGTCTCTTATTAAATCTACCAACCAATACTATAAAGAATGCTTTCGATTTTGATCAATTTTCGGTAATCTTAAGTTTTAATTAATTGTATGCAAACTAAAAAAATCGGGTTGTTCCTAGGCCCCATTGTATTTCTAGGTATCTATTTTGGCATTGCGCCTGATGGATTGTCTCCTGAAGGTATTTCGTTACTTGCTGTTACATTTTGGATAGCCATTTGGTGGATAACAGAAGCCATTCCAATTGCAGCCACCGCCCTACTTCCTTTAGTAATCTTTCCGTTAACTGGAATTATGGCCTTAAAACCTACCTCTATACCCTATTCTGATCCGATGGTACTACTGTATATGGGGGGCTTTATGATTGCCGTAAGTATTGAGAAATGGAACCTTCACAAAAGGATAGCCCTGAAAATTATCTCTTACTTAGGTACAGATTTAAAAAGAATAGTCCTGGGATTTATGGTGGCCACAGCTTTTCTTTCCATGTGGATTTCCAATACTGCCACTTCCTTAATGATGCTTCCCATTGCCATAGCTGTGGTGGTTCAAATGTCTCAGTCCAATAAAGGAACCGAAAACGCTTTTGGGCAATCCTTAATGTTAGGAATTGCCTACAGTGCCTCAATTGGCGGTATTGCTACCATCATAGGAACTCCAACAAATATTATATTGACAGGGGTGGTAAAAAGCACTTACGGGATGGAGATTAGTTTTGCGCAATGGATGTTAATCGGTTTGCCTTTAGCTAGTTCACTTTTATTTGTATGCTGGTATTATTTGGTGAATTATGCTTTTAAATTTCCTAAAAGCTTACAATTGGAAGGTGGTAAAGATGAAATTAACCGTCAGTTGGAAGCGTTGGGTCCAATTAGTTTGCAAGAACGTAGGGTGCTTTATGTATTTTTAATGGTGAGTTTCTGCTGGATGTTTAGAAGTTTTATCTTGCAAACCTATATTCCGGTATTGAATGATACCATTATTGCCATTTTTGGCGTATTGTTACTCTTCGTAATCCCTGCCTCCAATGAAAAAAATGAGCGCTTATTGGATTGGAAGGTAGCTGAGAAAATTCCTTGGGGGATTTTAATCTTATTTGGGGGTGGATTATCTCTGGCCAAAGCTTTTCAAGAAA of the Cyclobacterium marinum DSM 745 genome contains:
- a CDS encoding PVC-type heme-binding CxxCH protein — protein: MKRITSLILIGILSFFAFQCGQDGPKLTLNKGDHIILIGNNLGSRMMNYGHFETEMHVRYPDSLLYIRNMSDGGDTPGFRPHAGRVSPWAFPGAEEFQDELATNSGSEGHFETPDEWIKRHEADIIIAFFGYNESFEGEEGLEMYKNELEAFIKHTKNTIYNGEAPPQLALVSPIAFEDLSDDFDLPNGEKENKNLKMYTDAMKEIADRNQVLFVDAFSPSSSWFSSADEYFTIDGFQLTEKGYKKFSTFLTDKVFGTDKAVAEDNRAAIHAAVKEKNWMWHNDYKIPNGVHVFGRRYNPFGPDNYPYELKKIRQMTENRDQAIWKANKGEQFDLAKADESTIELPPVETNYNPEKNGSLEYLYGQDALDKFEVAEGYKVELFASEKEFPDLANPVQMTFDTKGRLWVSVMPSYPHYKPGDPKPNDKILILEDTDKDGKADKQTVFADSLHLPIGMEIAPEGVYLSQGTNFIILKDEDGDDYAEKREILLSGFDDHDTHHNISAFVADPSGAIYMGEGVFLHTDVETPYGPVRATNGGFYRYNPARKRLERTAQLPIPNPWGIAFDDWGQNFFAETSGPDVRWMMPGSVKSRYGEGNHKGPNLIEDAHRVRPTSGLEFVSSRHFPEEVQGDLLINNTIGFLGMKMHRMVEDGTGYDSEHRLDLIKSSDGNFRPVDMEFAPDGSLYFVDWHNILVGHMQHNARDPLRDHVHGRIYRITYPSRPLVTPPSIDGATIETLLDNLKLPEFRARYATRIELRGRDTEEVLSKMKTWIADLDENDPRYEHHLLEGLWVSWGLNAVDQDLLKKLMDSEDHRVRAAVARILRYTGHQVADQVDLLKKAAADPHGRVRLEAIVAASWLDKEDGLAILEIANENPMDDWMQKPFETSLAHLNDMSVKNMVINPDGSVVFQKASEEAKASNSRLKGEELTLFQMGKAIYSKEGFCITCHQPDGKGLSASGFPPLAGTKWVNGDEERFIKIVLNGLMGPIEVLGKEYPGQVPMTPYAGMLNDKEVAAVITYVRNSFGNESSAVSPDKVKAVRAAIKDKTGFYSPTELLQEHPMEE
- a CDS encoding SLC13 family permease; this encodes MQTKKIGLFLGPIVFLGIYFGIAPDGLSPEGISLLAVTFWIAIWWITEAIPIAATALLPLVIFPLTGIMALKPTSIPYSDPMVLLYMGGFMIAVSIEKWNLHKRIALKIISYLGTDLKRIVLGFMVATAFLSMWISNTATSLMMLPIAIAVVVQMSQSNKGTENAFGQSLMLGIAYSASIGGIATIIGTPTNIILTGVVKSTYGMEISFAQWMLIGLPLASSLLFVCWYYLVNYAFKFPKSLQLEGGKDEINRQLEALGPISLQERRVLYVFLMVSFCWMFRSFILQTYIPVLNDTIIAIFGVLLLFVIPASNEKNERLLDWKVAEKIPWGILILFGGGLSLAKAFQETGLANWIGEQFVLLNNVPFWLFLFIIIAAVNFLTEITSNVATASMLLPILSAVALAMGVHPYALMVGATMAASCAFMLPVATPPNAVVFGSGYLTIPVMMRTGLFLNLLSIILILIVALFYLPWIWDLDLNKYPSAWK